From Plasmodium brasilianum strain Bolivian I chromosome 7, whole genome shotgun sequence, the proteins below share one genomic window:
- a CDS encoding hypothetical protein (conserved Plasmodium protein) — MMKITRERKKYRISNPYCETKKLAAKEKTKELKKERGVDEVGFEDSCIEKNSAAEKFMRIYNQHLEHNEDLEKYKKEKENIQEKKRKTANRKKIKKLNFKLKKNNLLEKLVKNKAFIKANETVLASAKKRNNKDLSFINTPSNSKKFKEHFNNLEIEADMKSVATNNPKKKKKYIKHNIETKEDVLKEYDKIIYSSKYLQNPLEYAKNIVEDRKEKQKKKKKLRILNKTAFV; from the coding sequence atgatgaaaataacaagggaaaggaaaaaatatcgAATTAGTAATCCATACTGTGAGACGAAAAAACTAGCTgctaaagaaaaaacaaaagagctaaaaaaggaaagaggTGTAGATGAGGTAGGATTTGAGGATAGCTGCATTGAGAAAAACAGTGCTGCTGAAAAATTTATGCGAATTTATAATCAGCATTTAGAGCATAATGAAGACCtagagaaatataaaaaagaaaaggaaaatattcaggaaaagaaaagaaaaacagctaacagaaagaaaataaaaaagctgaattttaaattgaaaaagaataatcttttagaaaaattagtaaaaaataaggcGTTTATTAAAGCTAATGAAACAGTGTTAGCATCGgccaaaaaaaggaataataaggatctttcttttataaatacaccAAGTAATAGCAAGAAGTTTAAGGAACACTTTAACAATTTAGAAATTGAGGCTGATATGAAAAGTGTAGCAACAAATAAtccgaaaaaaaaaaaaaaatatattaaacataaCATAGAAACAAAAGAAGATGTACTGAAGGAATAtgacaaaataatttattcaaGTAAATACTTGCAAAATCCCCTTGAATATGCtaaaaatattgtagaaGACAGAAaagagaaacaaaaaaaaaaaaaaaaattgcgcATTTTGAATAAGACAGCTTTTGTTTAG
- a CDS encoding cytochrome c oxidase subunit ApiCOX30: MIFKSVKNLSNKVCDVLVSFGVRQNKTTFISHPGVMAVSQLLEMKLITRPRAILTQENVNAMVEFDYELAKKAQIAVDNNLPINFFDLEYIDRAEYLELLLEEKKILEKAREEVLKREKGNYATPEILKKYKRVEVPRKWRQELEIDEKLLKEQPGLKENIELQNIMHNYIQNKFKNKNVDGGPKKHIKN; encoded by the exons atgatatttaaaagtgttaaaaatttatcaaaCAAAGTTTGTGATGTTTTAGTTTCTTTTGGAGTGCgtcaaaataaaacaacGTTTATATCTCACCCAG GTGTTATGGCGGTATCACAGCTGCTTGAAATGAAGCTAATAACAAGACCAAGAGCCATATTAACCCAGGAGAATGTAAACGCTATGGTTGAATTCGACTACGAGCTAGCGAAAAAGGCACAAATAGCCGTTGACAACAATTTGCCGATTAATTTTTTCGATTTGGAGTATATAGACAGAGCTGAATATTTGGAACTACTActtgaagagaaaaaaattttagaaaagGCAAGAGAAGAAGtgttaaaaagagaaaagggTAACTACGCAACCCCAgaaatacttaaaaaatataaaagggtCGAAGTACCAAGGAAATGGAGGCAAGAATTAGAAATCGACGAGAAATTATTAAAGGAACAGCCAGGcctaaaggaaaatatagaattacaaaatattatgcacaattatattcaaaataagttcaaaaataaaaatgttgatGGGGGTCCAAAGAAgcacataaaaaattga